The genomic interval tcagttgctgctgtaccacggtcagctactgctgcaccaccagcagctgctggtgctcatgctgcaccaccatcagctgctgctgtaccaccgtcagctgctgctgtaccatggtcagctgctgctgtaccatggtcagctgctgctgttgctgcaccaccgtcagctgctgctgcaccacggtcagctgctgctgcaccaccatcagctgtactcctcgaagatgtggagtgttgttggtgtggcttaacgagaaacaattactgagaagcaattaaccccagagggttagccacccaggataacccaagaaagtcagtgcgtcatcgaggactgtcaaacttatttccattggggtccttaatcttgttccccaggatgcgacccacaccagtcaactaacacccaggtgaacaggaaaaaatacctggaactagtgctcatattagtgaatctaaggccagcaaaggttggtttgtgagatttaagaatcatagtggcatacacagtgtgataaggcagggcaaagctgaaaaattccaaccccaacaagtgttcaattgtgatgaaactggcctgttctggaagaaaatgccaaagaggacctacattactcaggaggaaaagacactcccaggacacaagcctatgaaagagaggataactctcatgttttgttgtaatgctagtggggattgcaaagtgaagcctttacttgtgtatcactttgaaaatcccagagtgttcaagtaaaacagtgtctcatcactcatcaataaacgTGTCatgtatttattgtgcatgtctcattctTTTCTTTGttgggaaatgtatatttcatgtaaaaaaattatttttttaatacttttggctgtctggaatggattaattggatttccattatttcttatggagaaaataaaTTTGgataaggacaagctctctggaatggattaaaatcgttggtcaagggtccactgtattaaataAAAATgccaaccacttcaaaactatatccccacctgcttttaacatttccatctatatcccatcaatcccagctgctttacccactttcattctactcaGTGCTCtacacacttcccccacactcacaattggttcttcctcactactataagatgttattcctcattgccctatacatgaaatcacagcttccctatcttcataaaCACTTAACAATTCCTGAAAATATTCCCgacatcttcccgatacctctaactctcctctcctatttttaactaacaaatccattctttccctagtATTTCTCAAATTATTAACCTCActcaaaaactttttcttattttcaacaaaatttgttgataacatctcacccactctctcatttgctctctttttacattgcttcaccactcttttaacctctctttctctccatacactcctcccaccttgcattacttctactttgtaaaaacctctcatatgctaactttttctcttactactctttttacatcatcattccaccagtcactcttcttccctccctgtaaccacaaacttctgctgaacagtaacactatattcttaaacttaccccatacatcttctaccccattgcctgtattctcactagcccatctgtcctccaacagttatttatatcttatcctaactgccttctcctttagtttataaaccttcacttatCTCTAACTtcctgcttccattttccttgtatcccatctaccttttactctaacagtagctacaactaaaaagtgatctgatatatctgtggccccttgaTAAAcatgtagtccaacaaactactgtcatttcaccctacatcatatcttgtatacttatttatcctctttttcttaaaatatatgttacctataaccaaacccctttctatacaaatttcaatcaaatgctccccattatcatttacacctggcaccccaaacttacctaccacaccctctctaaatgctcctcctactttagcatttaggtcccctaccacagttaCTCTTTCACctggctcaaaagttcctacatactcgcttaacatctctcaaaatctctctctctcctctacactcctccgacccttattttaatccacataatccttgaatttatccatttatattccctcttctctctcaataactgatcctttaacattactgctacccgttCCTtaactctaactctctcagatactcctgacttaatcccatttatttctccccactgaaactcccctacccccttcagctttgtttcgcttagggccaggacatccaacttcctttCATTCATAACCTTTGTAATCacttctttcttatcatctgcactacattcatgcacattcaaacatcccaattttataaagttcttctctttagtaatttatacaggagaaggggttactggcccaCTGCTCCCGGCATCTAGTCGCCTTCtacaacatgcatagcttacggaggaagaattctgttccacttccccatggagataagcagaaataaacaagaacaagaactaggaagaaaatagaagaaaactcacaggggttagtatatatatgcttgtacatacatgtgtagtgAGACCTAGgtgtaagtataagtagcaagacatacctgcaaccctgcatatttatgagacagaaaaagacaccagcaatcctaccatcatgcaaaacaattacaggcttatgattcacactcatttggtaggacagtagtatctcccagggtggttgctgtctaccaatctactacatTATTTACAGTGTGAAATATGCACTACAAATCATCTtccttcaacaaactggccatatgccactgaggcagggtggcccaaaaagaaaaacagaagtttctctttataactttagtaatgtatacaggagaaagggttactagccccttgctcctggcattttagtcgcctcttacgacacgcacgacttatggaggaagaattctgctccactttcccatggaaatAAGATGAAAAGAACAAGAAGtagtaaaaaaataaaagaaaacccagagggctgTGTATATACTTGCTTGTACATGcacatgtagtgtgacctaagtgtaagtagaaataacaagatgtacctgaaatcttgcatgtatatgagacagaaaaaaagataccaacaatcctaccatcatgtaaaacaattacaggctttcgttttacactcacttggcagaacggtagtacctccctgggtggttgctgtctaccaacctactacattattTACAGTGTGAAATATGCACAGCAAATAtgctaggtaaaaggacacaagtgcatctaatgtgacGTTGTATTGTagcaacattttgctctccaggagctttgtcatgctcctggagagtgaaacattgccacaataaaatgtcactttaattgcacttgtgtccctttaacacaccggccgtatcccaccgaggcagggtggcccaaaaggaaaaacgaaagtttctccttttacatttagtagtatataaaggagaaggggttactagccccttgctcctagcattttagttgcctcttacaacacgcatggcttacggaggaagaattctgttccacttccccatggagagaacaggaaataaacaagaactagtaagaaaatagaagaaaacacagaggGGTATGTACATATTGTGTAACATATTGTGtgtaacatattgtcagtaattctaccaacattaatgcaCTGTGAATACTTTACCTTCAGAAAACTGATCAAGCTTGGTGGTGTCGCCTAGACATTCTAATTCAACTTCAGATGAATCTCTGCCAGACTTGCTAGAGTCATCCAACTTGGCTGTTTCAGTGTCCCTGGTGATGATAATTTACTTAATACATACATATGCTTGTATATTAAGAGAAAATAAAATATACACAATTCTATACATAGAATTCTTTCAAATTTTCAGTCAAAAAGCCTTACCCTCTAGGTGAATCTGATATATTTGAGATAATACTCTCTGGAGTGGTTGGTGGAGTATTGTCCATGACCGTTGTTTGAGCAGACGACTGACCACTCCCAGTTCCTGCCATAGCACCAGCATTACTTGATGTAGAAGCTCCTGTTGAGGCACCAACTGAAACACTGATGCCACTGCAATTTCTTACATTTCCTGACACAGTTGTAGCAGCTACTATGGTTAAGTTAGGATTTAGTACTGCATTATTAACACTAGACACAGGCCTGGATATCTGTTGGAATTGCTGGTCTTGGTGCTGAGGTTGCTCTTGGTGGCGGAGGGAGCAATGCTGTTGCAACTGTTCGGGATGTTGACGCAGGGGTGGGGGTGCATTATGTTGCGAATATGAATAttgctgagaatgttggtgtggtggtggcagtggaggtggtggcggtggcggcggtggtggtggggattgttgttgttgttgttgttgttgttgttgttgttgttgttgttgttgttgctgctgctgctgctgctgctgatgctgctgttgttgtggatgctgctgttgttgatgctgctgttgtggatgttgctgttgctgctgagttTTCTGGTGATTCTGCTGTTGCACATGGTGCTGATGCTGATTTActttcagctgtgtttgttgctgctgttgaacttggtggtggtgtgctttaatttggtggtgctgttgcacctgtgagtgttgtggatgAACTTGAGATTtatgttgttgctgcagttgtgGATTTTGTTGTTTCTGCATCACTGATGAATTCTCCTGCTGTTGCACTTGTCCAAGTTTCTGCTGTTGCCCTTGTAGATTTTGCTGATGTACCTGAGGGCTTTGTTGTGGTTGCCCCTGTAAATGCTGCTGTAGATGTCCTGAGAAATGTTGCTTTTGTCCTGGATTCTGTtgctgtgtttgagtgtgtggctgttgttgttgttgttgttgttgttgttgttgctgctgctgctgctgctgctgctgttgcatctgtgagtggtggtgatgctgtacaTGTTGATGGGTTTGTTGTTGAGTCTGCTGCTGTGgaacctgttgctgctgctgctgctgctgctgctggacttgttgtttctgtaactgtgtgtgttgtacctgTGACTGCTGCATtttttgttgaagttgaatttgctGCTGCTGAATCTTTTGAGGACAGGCCTGGTGTACCTGAGGAATCACAAGTTGATGTTTTTGTTGCAGGACAATTGGCTGTGACTGTTTTAGAGCCTGCTTCAACTGGTGTTGAGAAGGTAACTGTTGTTGAGAGAGAAGTTGTGAAGATTGTAGAGTTGAAGGTTGGTGAGAGGCAGATGCTACTGTTTGCCCAACGGGAACTGGCCCTCTTTTACCAAAACTGCTGCCTGTGGGAACACTGGCAAAGGGCATTTCATTCTTTAGATCAGGATGCTGCTGAGGCTCTGAATCGGTTGCAACAGCATCATGTGTCATAGGACTACCAGGTGGAATAGTTTCTTTGCACAATAAATCACCCAATCCTGTTTCTACTTCTTCCTCTACTCGTTTTGGGGTGGCGGAAGCTCTGGGCTTCTTTCTGAGATGTTTTGTATCATCCTCTTGCTCTTCTGTCTCTTGGGTTTTGGCTAACTCTTTGCTTAATTTGCCTTTCAAAGATGTCTGAATCActgcctcttcctcttcctcttcgtcatcttcctcttcctctccatcttcctcttcctcatcctctgcatcttcatcttcatcttcctcctcctccttctcatcgTCTATCACCTCACTgtaatgaccaccaccaccatcgtcatcatcatcgtcatcatcatcatctaaatCTTCACTTTTACTTCTTGCATTTTCTCTTTCTATGTCTGACACCAGCTTCTGTAAACTTCGCACAAGTTTCTCTCCTTCACCATACAACCGTCCTCGTCTAGACCTCCTCTCAATATCAGGTCTTGACAGTCTGCTATCGGAATCAGATTCCTCAGAGGTGTCGTGGACAAACTGACAACTCAGTGCCTTCATCCTCCCTGAGGTTCTTCTTTTCTTATCTGGGCTTAGCTTACTGTCAGTCTTACACAATTCTTCTTGCTCGTCCTGATCTTGCCGTGCTCTCTTTACAACAGCTTCAATACTTTCTTCTACTGAGCTCTCTCTCTTTATTCTATCAATATCAGAGCTACTTTGACTTAAAGAACCAGACTCACTCGTTGGCACTGTTTCTATGGAAGGAGACTGAATATATGGTGTAGTAACTCTTGGAAGTATGTCCTTCaatttttcattgttttctgaGCGATTCAAAAGGTGAGGAAATATATGTTGCTGCCTCTGTGAGAAGGGAATAACTTTAGCATCTGCTTTCTCATCAGTCTTAGTTGGAAGAGGTGATTTCTCAGCTTTAACATCAAATGTTTGTTTAGGAACAGGCTTGGCCAAGGCTTTAGACTCAATAACTGTCATAACAGCCTGAGTGAGAAGATGTGGAGAGCCAATAGCCTTTGAAAGTGATGCAACTGGCCTTTCTATATTAGCAATTGATTTAGTCTTCACTGGAATCATGTGAAATCTTATAGGTTCCTTTAAAGGAGATGGGGATTTAGAAGAATCAGCTGGACTTGATTTTGGCGAAGGGCTTTTTGAAAATTCTGGCTTGATAATTTTTGCTTCTGGTATGGATACCACTGATGGTTCAACCTTCAATGGTGTGTCCCTCTTTAAAAGCACTTTTCCAGGTGGAGTTATAATTGCTGTTACAGCAATTGTATCTTTTTTATCAGGTGTTATATTCCCTTCAGATTGTACAAGAATATTTTCTTTACTATCAGGAAGAGATCTCTTAACTGGTGATTCTCTAGGAAGAACCAATCGTTTCTGAGGACTTGGCGAAGTATCACTATCAGATTCTGTCTTCTCACTTTCGCCTTCCTTAATATCCTTTCTAGGTCTCATCTTCTTCTTGTCCTTACTTTCAGCTTCAGCTTCTTCACTAGCCACAACACCAATATTCGTCTTTATCCTGACATCTTTTCTTGCACGCATCTCGCCAAAATCAAATGGTTCAGGTTCTTTAAATTCATAAATATCATCTTCTAGAGATTCCAACTTTGGTGATAATAGTTTTGTTGCATCTTGCATAATTGGCTTTACTGGAGATTCTGTAATTCTCTTGGGAAGAGCCTCTAAACACTGTTTAACAGGAGACTCTGAGCTTTTCTTTTCGGCTGCTGTATATGTGGCAGGCAGCACTGGTATTAATCTTGGGGTCGTCTCTTTCAAAACACGGTCTTCTTCTTTTTTAATAGGTTTATCAAGACCTTTCATTTCTGACATAATGGCATTTAAATCTATATCCTTTCCACAGggctcctgctcttcctcttcttcctttacCTCTACTATCTGAGTTTTCATTTGAGTTTCCTTTGGGGTTTTATCCATACTACAATTATTTATGGTGGGTTCTGAGGTAGGAGTGGAAGAAGCAGAGGAGGATGCTGAGATGGCAGTACTACGTCGCTCAGAACTAGCTCTAGTGCGAGATTTTTCTGATCCTGTATCAACATCAGACTCATAATCTTCACTGTCACTCTCTGTGGTTCCTGAAAAAAATAGCAATTTATTCATTATTATAAGCTAAACATGGATGAAAATATGTTCTACACATTTATCCTATACTTACTGTTAAATGTATAGTATTGCAATAAATTTTTCTTAACCAACTGCAGTACTGTAACATTAAATCCCTTTTCCTGATCAAGCTATTATCTCACCTGTGATGGCATGTCTGGTACGTCTCTGGTCTAAAGAAGAAGGACTATCTGGCTGCGAAGGTCCCCTGTCTCGTGTTGCCCTTGTGCTGGGGCCTGATACATTGCTGGTGCAGCTAGTGTCACTTTTTTCACTACGCTCACTTTCACGTCTCTCACGCATGCTCCCAGGGGGTCTCCCACGCTTGCCAATACTTGCCTTTGGAGAAGCAGTAGATTGAGCCTGGTAAAATAATGGCAACTTAGCTAATTTATAATGACTAGAAAAAATATAACACTGATCCCCCAGATGAATACTTTCACTAAATATACAATATACACACATCCAAGCCACTCAACAGAATATACGAGAATGTAAGGGACTTAGAAGTGACAACGTCCAAAGATCTTAGATACAAAgttcacagcagtgatcaaagaAAATAATTGGCTCAATATCAAGAATCATGAAAATAAGCAATGATCAgccaatgatgatgatgatgatgatgattttgAAGGTGCTCATACTCCTTAGCAAGCAAAGAACATAGGTGTGAAACAATCACTTGTAGGCAGAGAAGTTGACCATCTCAAGAAAAAATCTACTATTCAGAATACTTATTAATAAAGATGCAGAGcaaattatttattaatattaacacTTTTGGAAGGTcattcctcctgttcttctaaGCCAAAACTAAAACACTGATCAAGCATTCTTTGTTCACTTCTAGATATTCAGAAAAAGAGTATAACAAGATATGAGCAATTTGCAAGACTAGGTGCATCATAATACATTGTTATACatgtattttattaacacatcggccgattcccaccaaggcagggtggccctaaaaagtaaaactttcatcatcattcactccatcactgtcttgccagaggagcacttacactacagttataaaactgattcagagtgcagacactgtacttcccatctccaggactcaagacaGCCCtgatggtttccctgaatcccttcataaatgttactttgctcacactctaacagcacataaagtattaaaaaccatttgtctctattcactcctattatatatgctcatgcatacttgctggaagtccaagcccctcacccacaaaacctcctttaccccctccctccaacctttcctaggctgacccctaccccaccttccctccactacagatttatacactctcaaagtcattctgttttgtcccATTCTCtcgacatgtccgaaccacctcaacaacccctcctcagccctctggatattagttttggtaatcctgcacctcctcctaatttccaacctacgaattctctgcattacattcaccccacacattgccctcagacatgacatctccactgccttcagccttctctttgttgcaatattcaccacccatgcttcacacccacataagaattggcataactatactctcgtacattcccctttttgctcccatggacaaagttctttgtctccaaagactcctaagtgcacaactTACCCTTTTGCCCTCATCAATTCACCTCGTCCTTCATAGACTGACACgtacactcctaaatatctgaatacattcacgtcATCCATACTCACTCTctctccaatctaatatccaatctttcatcacctaatcttttcatcctcatcaccctactctttcctatattcacttttaattttcttcttataCATGCCCTACCAAACACATCCACCAACCTAGGCAACTTctcctcagaatctcccaaaagcacagtgtcatcagcaaagagcaactgtgacaattcccacttagtgttagattctttatctttttaaccccacacctcttgccaagacccgcaCATTCACTTgccttacaaccctatctataaatatattgaacaaccacggtgacatcgcacatccttgtctaagccctacttttactgggaaataatctcccactatctttttttttttcaacaaaccggccgtatcccaccgaggtagggtgacccaaaaagaaagaaaatccccaaaaa from Cherax quadricarinatus isolate ZL_2023a chromosome 3, ASM3850222v1, whole genome shotgun sequence carries:
- the LOC128705515 gene encoding uncharacterized protein isoform X3 yields the protein MWQLSDTRQKQTLVHNRPEDPPFLTVGTEVSAKYKGAFCEAKVHKVVKVVKVKVTFKLGLGSSVLSDDLVKGVLKIGAQVKANHPDKNQYVDAIVNKIQDCSQYTVVFDDGDITTLRRTSLCLKSGRHFAESETLDQLPLTHPEHFGTPVGGARRGRRSRQHQEGDESGGDDDDDDDVHKRHRSRREEWESDIGKVVCVELGDKKKQKDNWFPGLVVAPTSQDSVKIETKKDYLVRSFQDGRYYTVPKKEASPFSREVGSKVSQSALKIAVEKALLFMTNDELPPHWDRDLLFGMDVSDDDSDRDGSDSDSSDDEPREEKDHFVAQLYKFMEECGAPINSGPTVGNKDLDLYKLFKVVQKLGGFNRVMNQNQWKVVANKMQLHSLGSQAPNHIKAAYKRYLQSFEEFYRKLGCTMVSNPRGSRTRHRSGRSLIRDCDRTPRACKKKENDSCDSTEDETEKKEEEEEVKKVEKKKSDKEDSKKVDEKKEGEKREPDKKETDRKDIEKKKEDTRSAKSSKQDSHKAGDQEASVTRERSREPLLTRERSREPAMTRERSREPGLVRERSHEPAVTRERSREPSVNKDRNKESASAKDVSGESSSPKERLREPRTPRSEAKTRAAAAKTEGVEVKTRASTKEDKAESLEIKTRSSTKDDKKEDKKEKEENDEGSTEEEIEMAQTRSSSKREECREKEECTKKMTTPTRKTKIERSVSSSAAAAAAAAAAAAPPAAPPPPPPPPPPPPAVPPALATNNISAATATILCADATATTTTTAATATTETITTINATVTVASTTTTATNTTTAGVTTVAAAAPATVSAVAVTTAATAAAAPAAAFTATTTAVSAADTITTTTTTITTTTTTTTTTASSIVAAISTAATSATPLAAASTAVSVCTPAPTPTPTPTPENDDDDEDDDDSTVSSTPTSAPTSSSSGTSVNTSDKKIKKNKVTKGGPGQTGVPLPAEDSPGAKKRGRKKKVEGEVEPPLGKALIPAHVPVSVGDKLRVLYGPSAKESKVTYEAKVLEVEEEGNAPMYYVHYLGWNTRYDEWIRRPRIAENITWSQNRARKGRAAATKELKEKKEKEKDSKKEDKEQITAQSTASPKASIGKRGRPPGSMRERRESERSEKSDTSCTSNVSGPSTRATRDRGPSQPDSPSSLDQRRTRHAITGTTESDSEDYESDVDTGSEKSRTRASSERRSTAISASSSASSTPTSEPTINNCSMDKTPKETQMKTQIVEVKEEEEEQEPCGKDIDLNAIMSEMKGLDKPIKKEEDRVLKETTPRLIPVLPATYTAAEKKSSESPVKQCLEALPKRITESPVKPIMQDATKLLSPKLESLEDDIYEFKEPEPFDFGEMRARKDVRIKTNIGVVASEEAEAESKDKKKMRPRKDIKEGESEKTESDSDTSPSPQKRLVLPRESPVKRSLPDSKENILVQSEGNITPDKKDTIAVTAIITPPGKVLLKRDTPLKVEPSVVSIPEAKIIKPEFSKSPSPKSSPADSSKSPSPLKEPIRFHMIPVKTKSIANIERPVASLSKAIGSPHLLTQAVMTVIESKALAKPVPKQTFDVKAEKSPLPTKTDEKADAKVIPFSQRQQHIFPHLLNRSENNEKLKDILPRVTTPYIQSPSIETVPTSESGSLSQSSSDIDRIKRESSVEESIEAVVKRARQDQDEQEELCKTDSKLSPDKKRRTSGRMKALSCQFVHDTSEESDSDSRLSRPDIERRSRRGRLYGEGEKLVRSLQKLVSDIERENARSKSEDLDDDDDDDDDDGGGGHYSEVIDDEKEEEEDEDEDAEDEEEEDGEEEEDDEEEEEEAVIQTSLKGKLSKELAKTQETEEQEDDTKHLRKKPRASATPKRVEEEVETGLGDLLCKETIPPGSPMTHDAVATDSEPQQHPDLKNEMPFASVPTGSSFGKRGPVPVGQTVASASHQPSTLQSSQLLSQQQLPSQHQLKQALKQSQPIVLQQKHQLVIPQVHQACPQKIQQQQIQLQQKMQQSQVQHTQLQKQQVQQQQQQQQQQVPQQQTQQQTHQHVQHHHHSQMQQQQQQQQQQQQQQQQQQQQPHTQTQQQNPGQKQHFSGHLQQHLQGQPQQSPQVHQQNLQGQQQKLGQVQQQENSSVMQKQQNPQLQQQHKSQVHPQHSQVQQHHQIKAHHHQVQQQQQTQLKVNQHQHHVQQQNHQKTQQQQQHPQQQHQQQQHPQQQQHQQQQQQQQQQQQQQQQQQQQQQQQSPPPPPPPPPPPLPPPHQHSQQYSYSQHNAPPPLRQHPEQLQQHCSLRHQEQPQHQDQQFQQISRPVSSVNNAVLNPNLTIVAATTVSGNVRNCSGISVSVGASTGASTSSNAGAMAGTGSGQSSAQTTVMDNTPPTTPESIISNISDSPRGDTETAKLDDSSKSGRDSSEVELECLGDTTKLDQFSEDSNTMDSTLGSEPRRRVRLNPPVKRQHEGHLAQVIMADGEGSETEEGPSTPAVPKRRRRGPRARASNDPEDEEGTRKGSCQGAFIGRRRRRHSSSRGGKDQGASCWDSNLAVASGFVEPDSRATREAGISSHSRPVLQVDDDPETSGLSALSLACSAARRSRYNFCQELDPDLDASKRIAVLQSRIQELKRTYMQVKTELASVERRRKKLRRKEREKESKPEPT
- the LOC128705515 gene encoding uncharacterized protein isoform X2; amino-acid sequence: MCQRMDIPEGAVVQQYKKRPEDPPFLTVGTEVSAKYKGAFCEAKVHKVVKVVKVKVTFKLGLGSSVLSDDLVKGVLKIGAQVKANHPDKNQYVDAIVNKIQDCSQYTVVFDDGDITTLRRTSLCLKSGRHFAESETLDQLPLTHPEHFGTPVGGARRGRRSRQHQEGDESGGDDDDDDDVHKRHRSRREEWESDIGKVVCVELGDKKKQKDNWFPGLVVAPTSQDSVKIETKKDYLVRSFQDGRYYTVPKKEASPFSREVGSKVSQSALKIAVEKALLFMTNDELPPHWDRDLLFGMDVSDDDSDRDGSDSDSSDDEPREEKDHFVAQLYKFMEECGAPINSGPTVGNKDLDLYKLFKVVQKLGGFNRVMNQNQWKVVANKMQLHSLGSQAPNHIKAAYKRYLQSFEEFYRKLGCTMVSNPRGSRTRHRSGRSLIRDCDRTPRACKKKENDSCDSTEDETEKKEEEEEVKKVEKKKSDKEDSKKVDEKKEGEKREPDKKETDRKDIEKKKEDTRSAKSSKQDSHKAGDQEASVTRERSREPLLTRERSREPAMTRERSREPGLVRERSHEPAVTRERSREPSVNKDRNKESASAKDVSGESSSPKERLREPRTPRSEAKTRAAAAKTEGVEVKTRASTKEDKAESLEIKTRSSTKDDKKEDKKEKEENDEGSTEEEIEMAQTRSSSKREECREKEECTKKMTTPTRKTKIERSVSSSAAAAAAAAAAAAPPAAPPPPPPPPPPPPAVPPALATNNISAATATILCADATATTTTTAATATTETITTINATVTVASTTTTATNTTTAGVTTVAAAAPATVSAVAVTTAATAAAAPAAAFTATTTAVSAADTITTTTTTITTTTTTTTTTASSIVAAISTAATSATPLAAASTAVSVCTPAPTPTPTPTPENDDDDEDDDDSTVSSTPTSAPTSSSSGTSVNTSDKKIKKNKVTKGGPGQTGVPLPAEDSPGAKKRGRKKKVEGEVEPPLGKALIPAHVPVSVGDKLRVLYGPSAKESKVTYEAKVLEVEEEGNAPMYYVHYLGWNTRYDEWIRRPRIAENITWSQNRARKGRAAATKELKEKKEKEKDSKKEDKEQITAQSTASPKASIGKRGRPPGSMRERRESERSEKSDTSCTSNVSGPSTRATRDRGPSQPDSPSSLDQRRTRHAITGTTESDSEDYESDVDTGSEKSRTRASSERRSTAISASSSASSTPTSEPTINNCSMDKTPKETQMKTQIVEVKEEEEEQEPCGKDIDLNAIMSEMKGLDKPIKKEEDRVLKETTPRLIPVLPATYTAAEKKSSESPVKQCLEALPKRITESPVKPIMQDATKLLSPKLESLEDDIYEFKEPEPFDFGEMRARKDVRIKTNIGVVASEEAEAESKDKKKMRPRKDIKEGESEKTESDSDTSPSPQKRLVLPRESPVKRSLPDSKENILVQSEGNITPDKKDTIAVTAIITPPGKVLLKRDTPLKVEPSVVSIPEAKIIKPEFSKSPSPKSSPADSSKSPSPLKEPIRFHMIPVKTKSIANIERPVASLSKAIGSPHLLTQAVMTVIESKALAKPVPKQTFDVKAEKSPLPTKTDEKADAKVIPFSQRQQHIFPHLLNRSENNEKLKDILPRVTTPYIQSPSIETVPTSESGSLSQSSSDIDRIKRESSVEESIEAVVKRARQDQDEQEELCKTDSKLSPDKKRRTSGRMKALSCQFVHDTSEESDSDSRLSRPDIERRSRRGRLYGEGEKLVRSLQKLVSDIERENARSKSEDLDDDDDDDDDDGGGGHYSEVIDDEKEEEEDEDEDAEDEEEEDGEEEEDDEEEEEEAVIQTSLKGKLSKELAKTQETEEQEDDTKHLRKKPRASATPKRVEEEVETGLGDLLCKETIPPGSPMTHDAVATDSEPQQHPDLKNEMPFASVPTGSSFGKRGPVPVGQTVASASHQPSTLQSSQLLSQQQLPSQHQLKQALKQSQPIVLQQKHQLVIPQVHQACPQKIQQQQIQLQQKMQQSQVQHTQLQKQQVQQQQQQQQQQVPQQQTQQQTHQHVQHHHHSQMQQQQQQQQQQQQQQQQQQQQPHTQTQQQNPGQKQHFSGHLQQHLQGQPQQSPQVHQQNLQGQQQKLGQVQQQENSSVMQKQQNPQLQQQHKSQVHPQHSQVQQHHQIKAHHHQVQQQQQTQLKVNQHQHHVQQQNHQKTQQQQQHPQQQHQQQQHPQQQQHQQQQQQQQQQQQQQQQQQQQQQQQSPPPPPPPPPPPLPPPHQHSQQYSYSQHNAPPPLRQHPEQLQQHCSLRHQEQPQHQDQQFQQISRPVSSVNNAVLNPNLTIVAATTVSGNVRNCSGISVSVGASTGASTSSNAGAMAGTGSGQSSAQTTVMDNTPPTTPESIISNISDSPRGDTETAKLDDSSKSGRDSSEVELECLGDTTKLDQFSEDSNTMDSTLGSEPRRRVRLNPPVKRQHEGHLAQVIMADGEGSETEEGPSTPAVPKRRRRGPRARASNDPEDEEGTRKGSCQGAFIGRRRRRHSSSRGDQGASCWDSNLAVASGFVEPDSRATREAGISSHSRPVLQVDDDPETSGLSALSLACSAARRSRYNFCQELDPDLDASKRIAVLQSRIQELKRTYMQVKTELASVERRRKKLRRKEREKESKPEPT